In the Ciconia boyciana chromosome 23, ASM3463844v1, whole genome shotgun sequence genome, one interval contains:
- the SIKE1 gene encoding suppressor of IKBKE 1 isoform X2, whose translation MTCTIEKILTDAKTLLERLKEHDTAAESLIDQSAVLHQRVAAMREAGAAWAEKGQGAAAERADPSRLRPHVLLPQENTQIRDLQQENRELWISLEEHQDALELIMSKYRKQMLQLLQGRKGEDAEPVLKVHQANSLETESQIDRICEMGEVMRKAIQVDDDQFFKVQEKLAQLEQKY comes from the exons ATGACCTGCACCATCGAGAAGATCCTGACGGACGCGAAGACGCTGCTGGAGCGGCTGAAGGAGCACGACACCGCAGCCGAGTCGCTCATCGACCAGTCCGCCGTCCTGCACCAGCGCGTGGCCGCCATGAGAGAGGCGGGCGCGGCGTGGGCCGAGAAG GGCCAGGGCGCCGCGGCGGAGCGGGCCGACCCCTCCCGGCTGCGGCCGCACGTGCTGCTGCCGCAGGAGAACACGCAGATCCGCGACCTGCAGCAGGAGAACAGGG AGCTGTGGATCTCGCTGGAGGAGCACCAAGATGCGTTAGAGCTTATCATGagcaaatacagaaagcagATGTTACAGCTTTTGCAAGGGAGAAAAGGTGAAGATGCAGAACCAGTTTTGAAAGTTCATCAGGCTAATTCCTTG GAAACTGAAAGTCAAATAGACAGAATATGTGAGATGGGAGAGGTGATGAGGAAAGCTATTCAAGTCGATGATGATCAGTTCTTTAAAGTTCAGGAGAAACTAGCTCAGTTGGAG caaaaatattga
- the LOC140643218 gene encoding bile acid receptor-like, with product MKQCSWEQNMANTFVTVPDGYCLPEPIQYYDVLPEHINYQLQDTDFQTVPYCQYSTVQIPPPVLQSQPSQSQYSTYGLDSQYSDGQCIISSCELSKPPFMAPHIDDGGYQALKRPRLNHSSLRLKGQEELCVVCGDKASGYHYNALTCEGCKGFFRRSITKNAVYRCKNGGHCEMDMYMRRKCQECRLKKCKAVGMLAECLLTEVQCKSKRLRKNFKQKSSFLCNIKLEDEGLNSKHVSSTTRSGKIPEKMELTPGEHQLLDHIVAAHQKYTIPLEEAKKFLQETASPEESFLRLSETAVVHVQVLVDFTKRLPGFESLASEDQIALLKGSTVEAMFLRSAQIYNQRISECQPSTSESHVRLSDHGTCCHVQNLDKNNIYSMEVSHNEESPTSTTTTGITEEFITALFYFYRSMGELKVTETEYALLVATTVFFSDRPLLRNKRHVEELQEPLLGILYKYSKIHHPEDPQHFARLIGRLTELRTLNHTHAEVLVTWRTKDPRLTSLLCEIWDLH from the exons ATGAAACAGTGCAGTTGGGAGCAGAATATGGCAAATACATTTGTCACTGTACCTGATGGGTATTGTCTTCCTGAACCCATACAGTATTATG ATGTTTTACCAGAGCACATCAACTATCAGCTGCAAGACACCGATTTTCAGACTGTGCCTTACTGCCAATACTCAACAGTTCAAATTCCTCCTCCAGTATTACAGTCACAACCTTCTCAGTCCCAATACAGCACATATGGCCTGGACTCTCAGTACAGCGACGGGCAGTGCATCATCAGCAGCTGTGAATTAAGCAAACCCCCCTTCATGGCTCCCCACATTGATGACGGTGGATACCAAGCCCTAAAACGGCCAAGATTAAACCACTCTTCTTTGAGACTGAAGGGACAGGAGGAGCTGTGTGTCGTGTGTGGTGACAAGGCCTCAGGCTATCACTACAATGCACTCACCTGCGAAGGCTGTAAAG GCTTCTTTCGACGTAGCATAACCAAAAATGCAGTATATCGATGCAAGAATGGTGGTCATTGTGAAATGGACATGTACATGCGAAGGAAGTGTCAGGAATGTCGCTTGAAGAAGTGTAAAGCTGTGGGAATGCTAGCAGAAT GTTTGCTGACTGAAGTCCAGTGCAAGTCAAAGCGACTCAGGAAGAATTTCAAACAGAAGAGCAGTTTTCTTTGCAACATAAAATTGGAAGATGAGGGACTGAATAGTAAGCACGTATCATCTACAACAAGATCTGGAAAA atccCAGAGAAGATGGAACTTACTCCAGGGGAACACCAGCTTCTTGACCACATTGTAGCAGCACACCAAAAATACACAATTCCCCTTGAGGAAGCAAAGAAGTTT CTACAAGAAACTGCAAGTCCTGAGGAAAGTTTTCTCCGTCTCTCTGAGACAGCAGTTGTCCATGTACAAGTGTTAGTGGATTTCACGAAAAGACTTCCAG GATTTGAAAGTTTAGCTAGTGAAGACCAGATTGCACTGCTAAAAGGGTCAACAGTTGAGGCAATGTTTTTGCGTTCAGCCCAAATATATAACCAAAGAATTAGTGAATGCCAACCATCAACAAGTGAAA GTCATGTAAGACTTTCTGATCATGGGACATGTTGTCACGTTCAAAACCTTGataaaaacaacatttattCCATGGAAGTGTCTCACAATGAAGAGAGTCCAACTTCCACTACTACCACAG gtATAACCGAGGAGTTTATTACCGCACTGTTTTACTTCTACAGAAGCATGGGGGAACTGAAAGTGACCGAGACCGAATACGCCCTGCTTGTAGCAACGACTGTGTTTTTCTCAG ACCGCCCGCTCCTGAGGAACAAGCGGCACGtagaagagctgcaggagccgCTCCTGGGCATCCTCTACAAGTACTCGAAGATCCATCACCCCGAGGACCCCCAGCATTTCGCCCGCCTTATCGGGCGCCTCACGGAACTGCGCACCCTCAACCACACCCACGCGGAGGTGCTGGTGACATGGAGAACAAAGGACCCCAGGCTGACCTCCCTGCTCTGCGAGATCTGGGATCTGCACTAG
- the SIKE1 gene encoding suppressor of IKBKE 1 isoform X1, with amino-acid sequence MTCTIEKILTDAKTLLERLKEHDTAAESLIDQSAVLHQRVAAMREAGAAWAEKGQGAAAERADPSRLRPHVLLPQENTQIRDLQQENRELWISLEEHQDALELIMSKYRKQMLQLLQGRKGEDAEPVLKVHQANSLETESQIDRICEMGEVMRKAIQVDDDQFFKVQEKLAQLELENKELRELLSISKESFEVGREDLPD; translated from the exons ATGACCTGCACCATCGAGAAGATCCTGACGGACGCGAAGACGCTGCTGGAGCGGCTGAAGGAGCACGACACCGCAGCCGAGTCGCTCATCGACCAGTCCGCCGTCCTGCACCAGCGCGTGGCCGCCATGAGAGAGGCGGGCGCGGCGTGGGCCGAGAAG GGCCAGGGCGCCGCGGCGGAGCGGGCCGACCCCTCCCGGCTGCGGCCGCACGTGCTGCTGCCGCAGGAGAACACGCAGATCCGCGACCTGCAGCAGGAGAACAGGG AGCTGTGGATCTCGCTGGAGGAGCACCAAGATGCGTTAGAGCTTATCATGagcaaatacagaaagcagATGTTACAGCTTTTGCAAGGGAGAAAAGGTGAAGATGCAGAACCAGTTTTGAAAGTTCATCAGGCTAATTCCTTG GAAACTGAAAGTCAAATAGACAGAATATGTGAGATGGGAGAGGTGATGAGGAAAGCTATTCAAGTCGATGATGATCAGTTCTTTAAAGTTCAGGAGAAACTAGCTCAGTTGGAG CTTGAAAACAAAGAGCTGCGTGAACTATTGTCAATCAGCAAAGAATCTTTTGAGGTGGGGAGAGAAGATCTGCCTGACTGA